The Pseudomonas allokribbensis genome has a window encoding:
- a CDS encoding YeaC family protein, whose translation MSSFNDLIKNITPDIYQSLKLAVEIGKWSDGGKLTAEQRELSLQAMIAWEMQNLPEEERTGYMGPQECASKSIEVPNILFKSDAIH comes from the coding sequence ATGTCCTCTTTTAACGACCTGATCAAGAACATCACCCCGGATATCTACCAGAGCCTGAAACTGGCCGTAGAGATCGGCAAATGGTCCGACGGCGGCAAACTCACCGCCGAGCAGCGTGAACTGTCGTTGCAGGCAATGATCGCCTGGGAAATGCAGAACCTGCCCGAGGAAGAACGCACCGGTTACATGGGCCCGCAGGAGTGCGCGTCGAAGTCGATCGAAGTGCCGAACATCCTGTTCAAGTCGGACGCCATCCATTGA